One Ahaetulla prasina isolate Xishuangbanna chromosome 1, ASM2864084v1, whole genome shotgun sequence DNA window includes the following coding sequences:
- the ACP2 gene encoding lysosomal acid phosphatase isoform X1 — MPTFSQERRSNKGHRWLTGKDMEGRKSRFNWRGLPFAFILGFILALAPPIAQSRTLRFVIVLYRHGDRSPVKAYPRDPYQESAWPQGFGQLSQEGMQQQWDLGQALRRRYDGFLNVSYNRQEIFVRSTDFDRTLMSAEANLAGLYPPEGEQVFNPNITWQPIPVHTVPDHMEKLLRFPLSSCPRYEQLQNETRQTPEYVNMTVQNMEFLKMVANMTGIQDVSLESIWSVHDALFCESTHKMHLPAWVTPVVMAKLKELKDYSFNVLFGIHRQVEKARLQGGVLLSQIRKNLTLATNNSVPHHLKMIMYSAHDTTLAALQTALNIYNGKQPPYASCHIFELHQEDDGNFTVEMFFRNESQKEPYVLQLPNCKQHCPLPQFLKLTEPVISKDWKQECQIINAWNDTELIVTLAVCGSLLFLLIILLLTVLFRVKSQPLGYSHLSNEGEEQP, encoded by the exons ATGCCCACTTTCTCCCAGGAACGGCGGTCGAACAAGGGACATCGATGGTTGACGGGAAAAGACATGGAAGGTAGAAAAAGTCGCTTCAACTGGAGGGGGCTTCCCTTCGCCTTTATTTTGGGCTTCATCCTCGCGCTAGCCCCGCCGATCGCCCAGAGCCGGACGCTCCGCTTCGTTATTGTG TTGTATCGGCATGGAGATCGCTCTCCCGTAAAGGCATATCCCCGAGATCCCTATCAGGAAAGCGCCTGGCCCCAAGGATTTGGACAGCTGTCTCAG GAAGGGATGCAGCAACAGTGGGACCTGGGCCAAGCTCTTCGTAGGCGTTACGATGGATTCCTGAATGTGTCATACAATAGGCAAGAG ATCTTTGTTCGAAGTACAGATTTTGATCGAACCTTGATGAGTGCCGAGGCAAATCTGGCAGGCCTGTATCCTCCAGAAGGGGAACAAGTGTTTAATCCCAATATTACTTGGCAGCCTATTCCTGTACACACTGTGCCTGATCACATGGAGAAG CTCTTGCGGTTTCCATTATCTTCCTGTCCCCGTTATGAACAGCTGCAAAATGAGACCAGGCAGACGCCAGAGTATGTAAATATGACCGTCCAGAATATG GAATTCTTGAAAATGGTGGCAAACATGACAGGAATTCAGGATGTTTCCCTTGAATCTATCTGGAGTGTGCATGATGCACTCTTCTGTGAG TCAACGCACAAAATGCATCTTCCAGCATGGGTAACTCCTGTGGTGATGGCCAAACTGAAGGAGTTAAAAGATTACAGTTTTAATGTCCTTTTTGGCATCCATAGACAAGTGGAGAAAGCTCGTCTGCAGGGCG GAGTTCTTTTGTCTCAAATAAGGAAGAATCTTACATTAGCTACAAACAACTCAGTACCTCACCATCTCAAAATGATTATGTACTCAGCG caTGACACCACTCTTGCGGCACTGCAGACAGCTCTGAATATTTACAATGGGAAGCAACCGCCCTATGCTTCATGTCATATATTTGAACTGCACCAAGAAGATGACGG TAACTTTACAGTGGAGATGTTCTTTCGGAATGAGAGTCAGAAGGAGCCTTATGTATTGCAGCTTCCCAACTGTAAACAGCACTGTCCCCTGCCACAATTCCTGAAACTTACAGAGCCAGTTATTTCAAAGGACTGGAAACAGGAATGTCAGATAATAAATGCATGGAACGACACAG AACTTATTGTGACTTTGGCTGTCTGTGGATCTCTCCTGTTCTTACTTATCATTCTGCTCCTGACAGTACTCTTCCGTGTGAAGTCCCAGCCTCTTGGCTACAGCCATCTTTCCAATGAAGGAGAGGAACAGCCTTGA
- the ACP2 gene encoding lysosomal acid phosphatase isoform X2: protein MPTFSQERRSNKGHRWLTGKDMEGRKSRFNWRGLPFAFILGFILALAPPIAQSRTLRFVIVEGMQQQWDLGQALRRRYDGFLNVSYNRQEIFVRSTDFDRTLMSAEANLAGLYPPEGEQVFNPNITWQPIPVHTVPDHMEKLLRFPLSSCPRYEQLQNETRQTPEYVNMTVQNMEFLKMVANMTGIQDVSLESIWSVHDALFCESTHKMHLPAWVTPVVMAKLKELKDYSFNVLFGIHRQVEKARLQGGVLLSQIRKNLTLATNNSVPHHLKMIMYSAHDTTLAALQTALNIYNGKQPPYASCHIFELHQEDDGNFTVEMFFRNESQKEPYVLQLPNCKQHCPLPQFLKLTEPVISKDWKQECQIINAWNDTELIVTLAVCGSLLFLLIILLLTVLFRVKSQPLGYSHLSNEGEEQP, encoded by the exons ATGCCCACTTTCTCCCAGGAACGGCGGTCGAACAAGGGACATCGATGGTTGACGGGAAAAGACATGGAAGGTAGAAAAAGTCGCTTCAACTGGAGGGGGCTTCCCTTCGCCTTTATTTTGGGCTTCATCCTCGCGCTAGCCCCGCCGATCGCCCAGAGCCGGACGCTCCGCTTCGTTATTGTG GAAGGGATGCAGCAACAGTGGGACCTGGGCCAAGCTCTTCGTAGGCGTTACGATGGATTCCTGAATGTGTCATACAATAGGCAAGAG ATCTTTGTTCGAAGTACAGATTTTGATCGAACCTTGATGAGTGCCGAGGCAAATCTGGCAGGCCTGTATCCTCCAGAAGGGGAACAAGTGTTTAATCCCAATATTACTTGGCAGCCTATTCCTGTACACACTGTGCCTGATCACATGGAGAAG CTCTTGCGGTTTCCATTATCTTCCTGTCCCCGTTATGAACAGCTGCAAAATGAGACCAGGCAGACGCCAGAGTATGTAAATATGACCGTCCAGAATATG GAATTCTTGAAAATGGTGGCAAACATGACAGGAATTCAGGATGTTTCCCTTGAATCTATCTGGAGTGTGCATGATGCACTCTTCTGTGAG TCAACGCACAAAATGCATCTTCCAGCATGGGTAACTCCTGTGGTGATGGCCAAACTGAAGGAGTTAAAAGATTACAGTTTTAATGTCCTTTTTGGCATCCATAGACAAGTGGAGAAAGCTCGTCTGCAGGGCG GAGTTCTTTTGTCTCAAATAAGGAAGAATCTTACATTAGCTACAAACAACTCAGTACCTCACCATCTCAAAATGATTATGTACTCAGCG caTGACACCACTCTTGCGGCACTGCAGACAGCTCTGAATATTTACAATGGGAAGCAACCGCCCTATGCTTCATGTCATATATTTGAACTGCACCAAGAAGATGACGG TAACTTTACAGTGGAGATGTTCTTTCGGAATGAGAGTCAGAAGGAGCCTTATGTATTGCAGCTTCCCAACTGTAAACAGCACTGTCCCCTGCCACAATTCCTGAAACTTACAGAGCCAGTTATTTCAAAGGACTGGAAACAGGAATGTCAGATAATAAATGCATGGAACGACACAG AACTTATTGTGACTTTGGCTGTCTGTGGATCTCTCCTGTTCTTACTTATCATTCTGCTCCTGACAGTACTCTTCCGTGTGAAGTCCCAGCCTCTTGGCTACAGCCATCTTTCCAATGAAGGAGAGGAACAGCCTTGA
- the ACP2 gene encoding lysosomal acid phosphatase isoform X3 — protein sequence MSAEANLAGLYPPEGEQVFNPNITWQPIPVHTVPDHMEKLLRFPLSSCPRYEQLQNETRQTPEYVNMTVQNMEFLKMVANMTGIQDVSLESIWSVHDALFCESTHKMHLPAWVTPVVMAKLKELKDYSFNVLFGIHRQVEKARLQGGVLLSQIRKNLTLATNNSVPHHLKMIMYSAHDTTLAALQTALNIYNGKQPPYASCHIFELHQEDDGNFTVEMFFRNESQKEPYVLQLPNCKQHCPLPQFLKLTEPVISKDWKQECQIINAWNDTELIVTLAVCGSLLFLLIILLLTVLFRVKSQPLGYSHLSNEGEEQP from the exons ATGAGTGCCGAGGCAAATCTGGCAGGCCTGTATCCTCCAGAAGGGGAACAAGTGTTTAATCCCAATATTACTTGGCAGCCTATTCCTGTACACACTGTGCCTGATCACATGGAGAAG CTCTTGCGGTTTCCATTATCTTCCTGTCCCCGTTATGAACAGCTGCAAAATGAGACCAGGCAGACGCCAGAGTATGTAAATATGACCGTCCAGAATATG GAATTCTTGAAAATGGTGGCAAACATGACAGGAATTCAGGATGTTTCCCTTGAATCTATCTGGAGTGTGCATGATGCACTCTTCTGTGAG TCAACGCACAAAATGCATCTTCCAGCATGGGTAACTCCTGTGGTGATGGCCAAACTGAAGGAGTTAAAAGATTACAGTTTTAATGTCCTTTTTGGCATCCATAGACAAGTGGAGAAAGCTCGTCTGCAGGGCG GAGTTCTTTTGTCTCAAATAAGGAAGAATCTTACATTAGCTACAAACAACTCAGTACCTCACCATCTCAAAATGATTATGTACTCAGCG caTGACACCACTCTTGCGGCACTGCAGACAGCTCTGAATATTTACAATGGGAAGCAACCGCCCTATGCTTCATGTCATATATTTGAACTGCACCAAGAAGATGACGG TAACTTTACAGTGGAGATGTTCTTTCGGAATGAGAGTCAGAAGGAGCCTTATGTATTGCAGCTTCCCAACTGTAAACAGCACTGTCCCCTGCCACAATTCCTGAAACTTACAGAGCCAGTTATTTCAAAGGACTGGAAACAGGAATGTCAGATAATAAATGCATGGAACGACACAG AACTTATTGTGACTTTGGCTGTCTGTGGATCTCTCCTGTTCTTACTTATCATTCTGCTCCTGACAGTACTCTTCCGTGTGAAGTCCCAGCCTCTTGGCTACAGCCATCTTTCCAATGAAGGAGAGGAACAGCCTTGA